One segment of Trachemys scripta elegans isolate TJP31775 chromosome 1, CAS_Tse_1.0, whole genome shotgun sequence DNA contains the following:
- the LOC117878613 gene encoding glycoprotein Xg-like: protein MFLYTDINVWFLLVGQGDFDLSDALDHPEETITKKPPPATKRPVFDDHPKPHSRPPHKPQPGSYGNDDRFSDLDLNDGKPLPPRPAGEKESNVNHGGNTDSGVIAGVTSPVISVLVLLVVGSVAGYTAYKKKQLCFKANGDEKKGTSAYVLY from the exons ATGTTCCTATACACAGACATTAATGTGTGGTTTCTTTTGGTAGGTCAAGGTGATTTTGATTTATCTGATGCTCTTGATCATCCAG AGGAAACAATTACCAAGAAGCCTCCACCGGCTACCAAAAGGCCAGTGTTTG ATGATCATCCAAAACCTCACTCACGTCCTCCTCACAAGCCGCAGCCGGGAAGCTATGGCAATGATG ACCGCTTCAGTGACTTAGATCTCAATGATGGGAAACCTCTACCCCCAAGGCCTGCAG GAGAAAAGGAGAGTAATGTCAATCATGGTGGAAACACTG ATTCTGGAGTAATTGCTGGAGTTACGTCACCTGTGATTTCTGTGCTTGTGCTGTTAGTTGTTGGATCAGTAGCTGGTTACACAGCTTACAAGAAGAAGCAACTCTGTTTTAAAGCTAATG gTGATGAGAAAAAAGGAACTTCCGCCTATGTGTTGTATTGA